In the Anaerobaca lacustris genome, GCTACCTGTTCGATTTCTTCAGCCTGCCCGCCGTGTTTCTCTCGATCGGCGTCTTCTGGGCGGCCTATCTCTGGGACACCGGGCACCCGCCGCTTCAGGGCATCCGGCGGACGGCGCTGGAGTGGGTCGCGTCCACCGTTATGGGCATCTACATCCTGCACCCGCTCGTGCTCATCGTGATGCGCGAGACGCTCGGAAAGCGCGCGGGGAACGCCGATGGACCCCGGGATTTCCTGGCCGGCATTGTCGTCGTTCCCCTGGTGACGTTTGTCGTGTGCTATCTGGTCACGTCGCTGCTGATGAATATCCCTTTGTTGAAACGAACGGTCTGCTGAAACAGATCCCGATCCCGACGTGCATCGGGACTGATCCTAACGTAGGGGCGAATCATGATTCGCCTGTGCCGACGAAAGAGGCCTTGACGATGAAGAAACCCGTGCCATTGAATCAGGCGAAATGGATCATCGAGCCCGGTTGCGTGGTGCTCGTCGCGGCAGGTACGGCCGAGCACGCCAACCTGATGACGTTCAGTTGGCAGACGCCTATCCACACCGCCGACCCGTGTCTGGTTCTGCTCGTGATCAACCGCGTCCGGTACACGTACGAGCTGATCCGACAGAACCACGAACTGACGATCAACGTCCCGGGCGAATCGCTGCTGAAGCAGACGCACCTGGCCGGCACGGTCACGGGGCGGGGGATCGACAAGTTCGCGCATTGCGACCTGACGCCGACGCCGGCCCGCATCGTCCAGCCGCCCCTCGTTGCCGAGTGCGCCGGACATCTCGAATGCCGGATCGTCGAGACCCACGGCGTTCAGAGCCACGACCTGCTGATCTGCGAGGTCGTCGGCGCCTCGGCCGAGTCCGAATTCTTCGACGGCGCCTGGATCCCGGAGAAGTTCCACACGCTGCACTACATGCACGGCACGAAGTATGGCCTGCTGACCCGCCGCGTCGAAGTCTGAGGATTCCCCCGCGCGATCCCGATCTCGCGGTGTATAGGTCCCATGGGTCCCATAGGTCCTGTGAGACCAATAGGACCAATAGGACCTATGCCGAACGTCTTCGCCGTTCGGGTCTGTCCTGGACAGGGCGAGGACAATCTTCTACAATCTCAGTAAGGCATTGCCGTTCGTAGGGGCCAGGCTGCCCTCGCCCTTCCCTGTGATCTGAGGTGGACCATGTCGAACGAACTGGATCGTCGAAGCTTCCTGAAGCAATCCCTGGCCGGCACGGCGGTCGGCGCCTTGGGGCTGAGCTTCGAGGAGCAGGCGCTGCTGGCCGCACCGGCGAATGATGATTCGCCCCCACAGGGGGGCACGACGCGGATCGGCGGTATGCCCACCGGGCAGATCGGCAAGCTCAAGATCAGCCGAATGTTCACCGGCGGCAATCTGATCAGCGGCTTCGCCCACAGCCGCGACCTGATCTACGTCTCATCGCTGCTCAAGAGCTACTTCACCGACGACAAAGTGATGGAGACGTTGCGTCTGTGTGAGGAGATGGGCATCAACACGGCCATCCTGCGGCTCGACGACCACTGCAAGCGAATCCTGCGCCGCTACTGGGACGAGCGGGGCGGCGCGATCCAGTGGATTGCCCAGATCAAGGTCGGCCCGGACGACTTCGGCCAGATCGACGAGGCGATCGACCACGGCGCCGTCGGCGCGTTCGTCCACGGCGGCGTCAGTGACGCCTGCGTCGAGCAGGGGCGCGTGGGCGTGCTGGCCGAGGCGGTCGAGCGGATCAAGGCGCGCGGCGTCATCGCGGGCGTCGGCGGCCACAAGATCGAGGTCCCGATGGCGTGCGTCGAGGCGGGCATCGAGCCGGACTTCTACATGAAGACCCTGCACAGCCACGCCTATTGGTCCGCCGACGGCCGGCCGGAGAACGACAACATCTGGTCCAAGACGCCCGAGAAGACCATTGAGTTCATGCGGACCGTCAAGACGCCGTGGATCGCCTACAAGGTGATGGCCGCCGGCGCGATCCAGCCGAGCCGGGCCTTCAAGTACGCCTACGAGAACGGCGCCGACTTCATCTGCGCCGGCATGTTCGACTTCCAGGTCCGCGAAGACGTCATCATCGCCAACCAGATCCTCGCCGCCCCCCTGAACCGCCAACGCCCTTGGTGCGCATAGGGGCGAATCATCATTCGCCCCTGCCCATGCCAATCGTCAATTCCCCAGTGGGTGGCAGCCTCAAGCGCAGCTTGCGGATGGCATGCAACTGGAAACCATCCCCAAGTCCTATGGACTTGAGGCTGCCACCCGTCGATGAGGAGGCGCTCTTGCCAGACATGCTCTCCGGGGCGGCAGGTCAAGCGCGAGTGGTACAAGCCTCTTTGATGTTTTCTCTGCAATTTTGCTCTTTGATATTTGATGTTTGATTTACAGGGAGGCTTCGTCGTCCCTTTCCCACCACAGCCTCGGGTAGTCCTGCCCTTCGAGAATCCACCAGACGTCGTCGGTCCCGTTGGCCGTCTCCCCCACGAAGTCCCACCCGGCGTCGAGGAACGTCGCCGCTGTCTGCATCTCGGCCGTCGTCAACCCCGTCCCAACCGGGCTGGTTGTCCATCCACTGGTCTCGATGTCCCAGAACGACGAGGTGGCTCTCCCAGATGCATGATGCCCCACCAGGCCGCCCGTCTCCGGGCCGGTGCCGAAGACGTGGCACGTGCTATAGCAGTTCGTTATGATGCCACGCTCGCCTATGTCTCTTCCACCATAGCCGCTTTGTCCGGCCAGACCCCCGACGTGGTTGCTGCCTGTAACGTGGCCTGCTGCGTAGCAATTGGTTAGACTGCCGAAATTCCTGCCAACAAGGCCGCCAACCCAGTTGTCTGCCTGGACTGCAGCCGTGCTGTAACTCTCGGTGATCTGGTCCCCAAGGACAAGCACACCCACAAGACCGCCGACCATAGAGATCCCTGCCACCGACTGCATGCTCGAGCACTGTGAGATATGGCTCTCGTGGCTGTACCCCACGAGTCCACCGACGAAGGAGATCCCAGCCACCGATTGCGTACTGGAGCACTGCAAGAGATGGCTGTCGTAGCTGTATCCCACAAGTCCACCGACATTGTGACTACCGCGGACGATCCCCGTGCTGTGGCAGTCCATCACGAAGCCGGAATCACAAAATCCCACCAACGCTCCAACGTTCCATGTCCCTGTGACGTTGACATCCGCGATGCTCACGCCTCTGACTGTCCCGCCACTTGCCAGCACGCCGATTAGCCCCCTGTACGTCTCACCTGCGATTTTCAGGTGAGAAATCGTGTGGTTGTTGCCGTCAAACGTGCCCTCAAACGGCAGCAGATCATCGCCGATAGTGAAGAACTCCATGCCCTCTGCGTCGATGTCGTTCAGTAGCCTGAAATGAACGGTCATCAGTCTTGGATTGCGTCCGATGCTATTCAACTGCTCTGCCGTCGCGACGAGATAAGGATCGCCAGGCTCGCCGCTTCCACCGGCAAAAGGCAATTCCGGAAGGAGCGGGACTTGCCACCAGAGGATCGGATATCCACCTCCATCTGGCTCTGCCCAGAAATCGTCGGGGCCGTCTGCTCGTCCGATGAAGTCCCAGCCCGCGTCCCCGAATGTCCTGTGATCCTGCATCTGAGCGGTGGTCTTGCCGATTCCTCCATCACTGAAGTCTGTTCCGCTTGTTGCGACGTCCCAGAAGCAATCGATGACGTCAGCGGGATTGCCATTAAGGCCTATGAGGCCGCCGGCATTCTCCTTGCCATCGACAAGGCCGACAGAGTAGCATTGCTCCACCGTGCCCACTTCGTTGAATCCAACCAGCCCACCGACTCTCACGCTACCCGTGACAGCACCGGTTGAGTACGAGAGGGTGACTACTCCTGGATAGGACCACGTTTCAGGGCCGTGCCACCGCCAGCCGTTATGACCTACCAGTCCACCGACCGCTTCATCACCAGAGACTTTCCCCGTCGAATAGCACATGAGGATACTGCCGCCGTTGCATCCTGCCAATCCACCCGCAGAGCTTCCTTCAACATGACACCAAGAAGCGCTGTTGACGATCGTGCCGAAGTTGTTGAATCCCACCAGCCCACCGACCGGTTCTCCGCCTACGACGATCCCGCCCTGAACCGAGCAGCCACATATCGTTCCTGTCGTGTTTATTCCAGCAAGCGCGCCAACATTCTGCGCAATCTGTGCCTGGATGTTCGGATCGATCAGGCGCAAATCTCTGACGGTGCTGTCCACAAGATGCCCGAAGAGCCCTGCGCAATAAGCGTTCTCCGACTCGCATGTGAAATTCGCGATCGTATGACCCTTGCCGTCGAAGACCCCAGTGAATGGTACGCCCTGAAATCCCGGCTGCACGTCGTTCGTATCCGGTGCGATTGCCGCCCGGCCAAAGACGCGTCCGCCGGGAAGGTTGGGGTCGAGGTCGATGTCGGCGGTCAGGATGAAGTGCTTGTCGTAGTCCTCAGGCGTTTCGCCGAGTGCGATCAGGTCGGCGGCGGTGGCGATTTGGTAGGGGGTGTTGGGGTCGCCGGTGCCGCCGGCGTATTTGCGGGCGGCGACGGCGTCGATACGGAAGGCGAAGAAATCGGCGCTGTTGGGCGGCGGCGTGGTTTGGCCGATCAGATGGACGGTGTCGTCTGTGAATGCGAGCGTCAGATGGACGCTGCTGCCGTCATCGGTCTGGCCGGCAAACTCGATTGTCTCGTCCGCGACGGCGCCGGCCAGGGCCGTCAGGTTGAAGACAGCGTTCGGGTCCAGCGTTCGCGCCGGCTCGCTCACGTCGACCGCGTTGGCATCAACGCGCTCGAAGCGGGCGGTAGCCGTGTCGGGATTGACAATCAGGCAGAACCGACCCTCGACGACATACGTCCAGTGCACCCCCGCAAAGCCGCCCGTCTGCACGATCGTGCTCCGCTCGGACGCAAACACATAACAGCTCGTCCGGATGACGCCTTCATCGGCCTGGACCGGCGCAATGAGAAACGATATGCCGAACAGCACAAGCGCCCACGCAAGCTCCCGCCTCTTACTCGCTCCCATACGCTGTCATCCTCCTCTCGGCCCGAACCCGGACCAAGCCCACATTCGGCCGGCTCGCCCGTACACCTCCGGCCACTACACGCAAGTATAGCAGGAAGGAGGCCGCAATTCAAGAGTCACAGCAGACCTTCATGGGTGCTTGCAGGCTATCTCAAGGGGCTTGGAAAGGCCCTGTGAAAGGGTGTGTCGCGGGGGCCCGTCATCGCAGGGCCCGCCGGATCGCGATGAGCTGCCTGAGATGGGGCTCGTAGATACTGCCGTCTGAGGCGACGTGCACATCGATCGTGACAACACCTCCCTGCTGGTGCACCTTCTGGATGTAGTCGATCATCCACGCATCGTCCTTTCGCGGCCCGTCGGCCCGGGCCCAGGCCGTGCCGAGATAGGAGAGAATCTGCCACTGAAGGCCCTGCGGCGCGGGGTGCGATTGCGGGGTCGCGCCGAAGTCGTTCTGCTCGCCGGCGGTGTAGTCCTGCCGGTCGGTGAGCTTCTTGAAAGCATGCTTGATCTCGGCGCCGGGATTGAAGGCAATGATGCTGTTGGGGTTGCCCATACGGACGGCGGCGGCCCAGGTGTTCCAGTTGTACGGCTTCGACAGATCGTCCCAGCCTGCGGTGTTGTACGAGCCATCGAACCACCAGCCCGAGACCTTCGTGCCATAACGGAGCGACCACTCGGCGATGACGTTGGACCACTTGCGCGTGAACTCCTGCGGCGCGGGCTGCCGTTCGTGGACGTCGTCCAGGCCGGCCATGGCCTGCTTGTCCTGCTGGGGACTGCGCGAGGGCAGATAGAGCATCAGGCGAATGCCCCTGGCGCCGAGGGCATCGGCGATCTCCATCGGCAGATCGCGCCGCGAGCATCGCCGACCGGTCTCGACCCCGGCGTATCGCTCGTACGTTGCGTTCGGGCTACAGTAGTATCCCGAATTCTGACCGAGGGTAAAGACCAAATACGCCGCGCCGCTCTGCTCGATCTGGGAGGCGAACCTCGCAACGTCGAACGAATCGACCTTCTCGTTCCAGTCCTCGCCGCCGCCCAGATAATGCACGAAGACCCCGTATTTGGCGTCCTTGAGCCAGTTCTTGTCGTCGATCTGACCGAACTCGTTCCCGGTGGCAAGGCACGAGCCGGCCGCCAAAGACAACGAGATCCACACAGCCGCAACGATGCGTTTCATTGGACATCCTTTCGTACTTCTGGCCTGATTGGGTTCCGGTCCGAGACGGTCCATATACTGACCTACAGCACCTCCAGGCGGATGTTGCGGAATCGGATGGTGGTTCGGTCGTCGTGGTTCTGCAGGCCGATGTAGCCCTGCATGGACCGGTCCAGTTCGGTGTCGATGATCCGCTGGCCGTTCATGTTGATGGCGATGCGCGGGCCCTGGGCGGTGATGGTGACGGCGTTCCACTGGCCGGCCGGTCGTGCGGCGTGCCGACTCGGTGCGATCACGTCGTACAGAGCGCCGGGCGAACCACCTTTGTTCGGCGGGCCGCTGTAATTGGTGATCTGCATCTCGTAGCCGGTGAAGGCCGGGTTCTTTTCCGTTGCCGAGCGGAAGAAGACGCCGCTGTTGCCTCGCTCGCTCATGTTGTATTGCAGCTCCAGCCGGAAGTCACGGACGGGCCATTTGTATTGCAGCCAGGAGCCGGTCTTCTCCGGGTCGGTGGTCCAGTCCCGTCCGTTGCGTCCGACGAGCGCACCGTCCTCGACGGTCCACTGCCCGCCGGCGATCTTCGTCCATCCGTCGAGATTGACGCCGTTGAAGATGGGCTCCGTGCGCCGTTGCTGGTCGAAGACCCGCTGGAGCAGACGTCGGGTCGCCTGGACGGCCTCGATCTCGGTCATCCGGCGGCCGCCCGACTCGATGCCCACGTAGCCCCGATAGCCGGCGTCGCGGACGATGCGCATCATGCGGAAGAAATCGGTGTTCGGGTCGTTGCCCTGGTCGTCGAACTGCGTCGCCTTGGCGCTGACGCCCTTGGCGTAGGGCATAAGCTCCTCGACGCCGAGGTAGCGGTCGTAG is a window encoding:
- a CDS encoding flavin reductase family protein, whose product is MKKPVPLNQAKWIIEPGCVVLVAAGTAEHANLMTFSWQTPIHTADPCLVLLVINRVRYTYELIRQNHELTINVPGESLLKQTHLAGTVTGRGIDKFAHCDLTPTPARIVQPPLVAECAGHLECRIVETHGVQSHDLLICEVVGASAESEFFDGAWIPEKFHTLHYMHGTKYGLLTRRVEV
- a CDS encoding twin-arginine translocation signal domain-containing protein yields the protein MSNELDRRSFLKQSLAGTAVGALGLSFEEQALLAAPANDDSPPQGGTTRIGGMPTGQIGKLKISRMFTGGNLISGFAHSRDLIYVSSLLKSYFTDDKVMETLRLCEEMGINTAILRLDDHCKRILRRYWDERGGAIQWIAQIKVGPDDFGQIDEAIDHGAVGAFVHGGVSDACVEQGRVGVLAEAVERIKARGVIAGVGGHKIEVPMACVEAGIEPDFYMKTLHSHAYWSADGRPENDNIWSKTPEKTIEFMRTVKTPWIAYKVMAAGAIQPSRAFKYAYENGADFICAGMFDFQVREDVIIANQILAAPLNRQRPWCA
- a CDS encoding GLUG motif-containing protein; this translates as MGASKRRELAWALVLFGISFLIAPVQADEGVIRTSCYVFASERSTIVQTGGFAGVHWTYVVEGRFCLIVNPDTATARFERVDANAVDVSEPARTLDPNAVFNLTALAGAVADETIEFAGQTDDGSSVHLTLAFTDDTVHLIGQTTPPPNSADFFAFRIDAVAARKYAGGTGDPNTPYQIATAADLIALGETPEDYDKHFILTADIDLDPNLPGGRVFGRAAIAPDTNDVQPGFQGVPFTGVFDGKGHTIANFTCESENAYCAGLFGHLVDSTVRDLRLIDPNIQAQIAQNVGALAGINTTGTICGCSVQGGIVVGGEPVGGLVGFNNFGTIVNSASWCHVEGSSAGGLAGCNGGSILMCYSTGKVSGDEAVGGLVGHNGWRWHGPETWSYPGVVTLSYSTGAVTGSVRVGGLVGFNEVGTVEQCYSVGLVDGKENAGGLIGLNGNPADVIDCFWDVATSGTDFSDGGIGKTTAQMQDHRTFGDAGWDFIGRADGPDDFWAEPDGGGYPILWWQVPLLPELPFAGGSGEPGDPYLVATAEQLNSIGRNPRLMTVHFRLLNDIDAEGMEFFTIGDDLLPFEGTFDGNNHTISHLKIAGETYRGLIGVLASGGTVRGVSIADVNVTGTWNVGALVGFCDSGFVMDCHSTGIVRGSHNVGGLVGYSYDSHLLQCSSTQSVAGISFVGGLVGYSHESHISQCSSMQSVAGISMVGGLVGVLVLGDQITESYSTAAVQADNWVGGLVGRNFGSLTNCYAAGHVTGSNHVGGLAGQSGYGGRDIGERGIITNCYSTCHVFGTGPETGGLVGHHASGRATSSFWDIETSGWTTSPVGTGLTTAEMQTAATFLDAGWDFVGETANGTDDVWWILEGQDYPRLWWERDDEASL
- a CDS encoding alpha-L-fucosidase, whose translation is MKRIVAAVWISLSLAAGSCLATGNEFGQIDDKNWLKDAKYGVFVHYLGGGEDWNEKVDSFDVARFASQIEQSGAAYLVFTLGQNSGYYCSPNATYERYAGVETGRRCSRRDLPMEIADALGARGIRLMLYLPSRSPQQDKQAMAGLDDVHERQPAPQEFTRKWSNVIAEWSLRYGTKVSGWWFDGSYNTAGWDDLSKPYNWNTWAAAVRMGNPNSIIAFNPGAEIKHAFKKLTDRQDYTAGEQNDFGATPQSHPAPQGLQWQILSYLGTAWARADGPRKDDAWMIDYIQKVHQQGGVVTIDVHVASDGSIYEPHLRQLIAIRRALR
- a CDS encoding family 16 glycoside hydrolase → MSETLSRRRFLGTTLATAGALSLHGTPQTTARAASATSAEFPFKISLAQWSLNQGLFGRVEPKIDNLDFARIARELGIDGLEYVNQFFMDKARDRSYLAEMKRRADDYGCESVLIMCDNEGNLGDPDEAKRLQAVENHVKWLEAAKFLGCHSIRVNAHSQGSFEEQQKLVADGLGRLCRRGAEYGLNVIVENHGGLSSNGKWLVGVMERVDLPNCGTLPDFGNFGDYDRYLGVEELMPYAKGVSAKATQFDDQGNDPNTDFFRMMRIVRDAGYRGYVGIESGGRRMTEIEAVQATRRLLQRVFDQQRRTEPIFNGVNLDGWTKIAGGQWTVEDGALVGRNGRDWTTDPEKTGSWLQYKWPVRDFRLELQYNMSERGNSGVFFRSATEKNPAFTGYEMQITNYSGPPNKGGSPGALYDVIAPSRHAARPAGQWNAVTITAQGPRIAINMNGQRIIDTELDRSMQGYIGLQNHDDRTTIRFRNIRLEVL